The following coding sequences lie in one Verrucomicrobiia bacterium genomic window:
- a CDS encoding methyl-accepting chemotaxis protein — MKNWTIAKRITAGFATLLAVFLGFAALVGWQNRNVTGSVNILTTDSLPGVRYTGQLLQETLEYRVLTLQHIISTNHAEMVSIDKLADDKAEQILETLEAYRKTVTRSEEKPLVERIGPAFSAYREKAKIQRGLSLAGKSGEAADMIPMVGAIFAACNKTVMDCRDINIKWAAEATAAANSSLATAQKATWIAVILGLAVGIALSVMIARSVAQVLSRIASALDEGSDQVAAAAGQVSSASQTLAEGASEQAASLEETSSSLEEMASMTRRNSENAEKANALARQARTAADQGAEDMQSMNAAMEAIKTSSDDIAKIIKTIDEIAFQTNILALNAAVEAARAGEAGMGFAVVADEVRNLAQRCAQSAKETSTKIEGAITKSAQGVEISTKVTHGLQEIVTKARQVDELVSEVTSASREQSQGVSQVNTAVGQMDKVTQSNAATAEESASAAEELNAQAQSLKEAVVELLGLVGGRAKVAASGTKHRSPAHGTAPLVAIHRNGAHTNGRGTASVRNNLAPALSTDVKRDMLPLEGDFRDM; from the coding sequence ATGAAAAATTGGACCATTGCAAAACGCATCACCGCAGGCTTCGCAACATTGCTCGCGGTCTTTCTGGGATTTGCCGCTCTCGTGGGGTGGCAGAACCGAAACGTAACAGGCTCGGTAAATATCCTTACGACCGACAGTTTGCCGGGCGTTCGCTATACCGGCCAGCTGCTCCAGGAAACACTGGAATACCGGGTGCTCACGCTCCAGCACATCATTTCAACGAACCATGCCGAAATGGTCTCAATCGACAAGTTGGCTGACGATAAAGCCGAGCAAATCCTCGAAACGCTCGAGGCCTACCGCAAGACAGTGACGCGTTCCGAAGAGAAACCGCTGGTCGAGCGCATCGGCCCGGCATTTAGCGCGTATCGGGAAAAGGCGAAAATCCAGCGAGGGCTGAGCCTCGCTGGGAAATCAGGCGAAGCCGCTGACATGATTCCCATGGTCGGAGCAATATTCGCTGCCTGCAACAAAACGGTGATGGATTGCCGTGACATCAACATCAAGTGGGCGGCTGAAGCTACAGCAGCAGCGAACTCGTCCCTGGCGACGGCGCAAAAGGCGACGTGGATCGCAGTCATTCTCGGCCTCGCTGTAGGAATTGCCCTTTCAGTAATGATTGCGCGCAGCGTGGCACAAGTGTTGAGCCGAATTGCGAGCGCGCTGGACGAGGGATCCGATCAGGTCGCTGCAGCAGCCGGGCAGGTTTCCTCAGCCAGTCAGACACTGGCGGAGGGCGCGAGCGAGCAGGCCGCTTCGCTGGAGGAGACGAGTTCCTCACTGGAGGAGATGGCAAGCATGACCCGTCGCAATTCGGAAAATGCCGAGAAGGCAAATGCCCTTGCACGGCAGGCGCGCACCGCCGCCGACCAGGGAGCCGAAGATATGCAGTCGATGAATGCCGCCATGGAGGCCATCAAGACCTCGAGCGACGACATTGCAAAGATCATCAAGACTATTGATGAGATCGCGTTCCAGACCAATATCCTCGCGCTGAATGCCGCAGTGGAAGCAGCGCGGGCTGGCGAGGCCGGAATGGGATTTGCCGTGGTTGCCGATGAAGTCCGAAATCTCGCGCAACGCTGCGCTCAATCAGCGAAGGAAACTTCGACGAAAATCGAAGGCGCGATCACGAAATCGGCACAGGGGGTGGAAATCAGCACCAAGGTGACGCATGGGCTGCAGGAAATCGTCACAAAGGCCCGTCAGGTGGACGAACTTGTCAGCGAAGTCACCAGTGCATCGCGCGAACAAAGCCAGGGCGTTTCGCAGGTCAACACAGCCGTTGGACAGATGGACAAGGTGACCCAAAGCAACGCGGCGACGGCCGAGGAGAGCGCCAGCGCTGCCGAGGAACTGAATGCCCAGGCCCAATCCTTGAAGGAAGCAGTCGTTGAACTTCTCGGGCTCGTTGGCGGCAGAGCCAAAGTCGCGGCTTCGGGAACGAAACATCGGTCCCCCGCCCATGGCACCGCACCGCTTGTTGCCATTCACCGAAACGGGGCGCATACAAATGGACGCGGAACCGCGTCCGTCCGCAACAACCTGGCACCCGCGCTGTCGACAGATGTGAAGCGAGACATGTTGCCGCTTGAGGGCGATTTCCGGGACATGTGA
- a CDS encoding HPr family phosphocarrier protein gives MSSKKLSDETAAQVKEMQVVNKLGIHARPAALFVKTANRFTCDIFVEKDGEKVNGKSIMGLMMLAAGPGSKLMVTADGPDAPKALAEIESLIKRKFDEE, from the coding sequence ATGAGTTCCAAAAAGCTGTCCGACGAAACCGCCGCGCAAGTCAAAGAGATGCAGGTTGTCAATAAACTTGGCATCCACGCCCGCCCCGCTGCGCTGTTCGTAAAGACTGCGAACCGTTTCACCTGCGACATCTTCGTCGAGAAGGACGGCGAGAAGGTGAACGGCAAGAGCATCATGGGTCTGATGATGCTGGCCGCTGGCCCGGGCAGCAAACTCATGGTGACCGCCGACGGTCCGGATGCCCCCAAGGCGCTGGCCGAGATCGAAAGTCTCATCAAGCGCAAGTTTGATGAGGAATAG